Proteins encoded in a region of the uncultured Paludibaculum sp. genome:
- the galU gene encoding UTP--glucose-1-phosphate uridylyltransferase GalU, producing MIPKVRKAVYPAAGLGTRFLPATKAMPKEMLPLVDKPLIQYGIEEAIQSGIHNIVIVTGRGKTAIEDHFDVSFELEHLLEQKKKTDVLAAIRGISDMIDVAYVRQKEALGLGHAVLRAKDLVGPEPFAVVLSDDVIDAPTPCLQQLLNVYSFYGCSVLALMEVPRDQISAYGVVQAEAVSHNGETGRLFRIHNLVEKPNPDDAPSNLAIIGRYILTPDIFHSIESIEPGRGGEIQLTDALKHMLTSRPVYGYKFEGQRFDAGDKLGFLKATVEFALKREDLGGAFREYLKTVAL from the coding sequence ATGATACCGAAAGTGCGCAAAGCCGTCTACCCCGCCGCCGGCCTGGGGACGCGCTTCCTACCGGCCACCAAGGCGATGCCGAAAGAGATGTTGCCGCTTGTCGACAAGCCTCTGATCCAATACGGCATCGAAGAGGCGATCCAATCGGGTATCCACAATATCGTGATCGTTACGGGACGCGGGAAGACGGCGATTGAAGATCATTTCGACGTCAGTTTTGAGTTGGAACACCTGCTGGAGCAGAAGAAGAAGACCGACGTCCTGGCCGCGATACGGGGGATTTCCGACATGATCGACGTCGCCTATGTGCGGCAGAAAGAGGCGCTGGGGCTGGGGCACGCGGTGCTGCGGGCTAAGGACCTGGTGGGGCCGGAGCCGTTCGCGGTGGTGCTCTCCGACGACGTGATCGACGCGCCTACACCGTGTCTTCAACAGTTGTTGAATGTGTACAGCTTCTACGGGTGTTCGGTTCTGGCGTTGATGGAAGTGCCCAGAGACCAGATCTCGGCGTATGGCGTAGTGCAGGCGGAGGCGGTGTCCCACAATGGCGAGACGGGCCGGCTGTTCCGGATTCACAACCTGGTGGAGAAGCCGAATCCGGATGATGCGCCCTCGAACCTCGCGATTATCGGCCGCTACATTCTGACGCCGGATATCTTCCACTCCATTGAGTCGATTGAACCGGGGCGTGGGGGAGAGATCCAGTTGACCGACGCGCTGAAGCATATGCTGACCAGCCGGCCGGTGTATGGATACAAGTTTGAAGGGCAGCGCTTTGACGCCGGCGATAAGTTGGGCTTCCTGAAGGCTACCGTGGAGTTTGCTTTGAAGCGGGAGGATTTGGGCGGGGCGTTCCGGGAGTACCTGAAGACTGTGGCGCTATAA
- a CDS encoding SIS domain-containing protein, with product MDFFNSYRNTLEATLNKLDLAKVEQAADWLREARDEGRQIFVCGNGGSAMTASHFVTDIVKGASYGRDKRFRAMALTDSLGTLTAYSNDVSYECVFVEQLKNFAQPGDVVIAISGSGNSPNVLRVMEYANSIGCKTVAMTGRDGGKLGPMAQINILAEEPHMGRIEDVHMIVCHMLGYSFMDREMAKA from the coding sequence ATGGATTTCTTCAACTCCTATCGCAACACTCTGGAAGCCACGCTCAACAAGCTGGATCTCGCAAAGGTGGAACAGGCGGCCGACTGGCTGCGCGAAGCTCGTGACGAGGGCCGCCAGATCTTCGTCTGCGGCAACGGCGGCAGCGCCATGACCGCGTCGCACTTCGTCACCGATATCGTGAAGGGCGCCAGCTACGGCCGCGACAAGCGCTTCCGCGCCATGGCGCTTACCGACTCCCTGGGGACGCTCACCGCGTACTCGAACGACGTCTCGTACGAATGCGTCTTCGTCGAGCAGCTCAAGAACTTCGCTCAGCCCGGCGATGTCGTCATCGCCATCAGCGGTTCCGGCAACTCGCCCAACGTTCTCCGTGTGATGGAGTACGCCAATTCGATCGGCTGCAAAACGGTAGCCATGACCGGCCGCGACGGCGGCAAGCTGGGCCCCATGGCGCAGATCAACATCCTGGCCGAGGAACCCCACATGGGCCGCATCGAGGACGTTCACATGATCGTCTGCCACATGCTGGGCTACTCGTTCATGGACCGCGAAATGGCCAAAGCCTAA
- a CDS encoding PfkB family carbohydrate kinase: MSPVDILKALPSLSVLVVGDVCLDRWCRYDPTLAEPSRETGIPRIAVISREMTPGAAGTVASNLKALGVGRVAILGVRGDDGNGYELMQALASRDIDSSAILMAPELPTFTYTKLINDTDSVEDRPRVDFVFTGDIPTAVESAVVERLLALAPSFDVIIVSDQAETESGGLVTARVREALTSIAAAQPSKIIWVDSRRRGAFYRNVLVKLNEQEAEESCLAFFGELDYQALRQRIGHSTLIVTKGPKGAVIVEEGSTRTVETRPVEHPVDICGAGDSFNAGASVALALTGDAAPAVEFGNLVASITIMKPGTGTASPDEVLAAAAALRK; encoded by the coding sequence ATGAGCCCCGTTGACATCCTAAAAGCTCTGCCCAGTCTGTCCGTTCTGGTGGTCGGCGACGTTTGCCTCGACCGTTGGTGCCGCTACGATCCCACGCTGGCCGAGCCTTCCCGCGAAACCGGCATCCCTCGCATCGCCGTCATCTCAAGGGAAATGACACCCGGCGCAGCCGGCACCGTCGCCTCCAATCTCAAAGCGTTGGGCGTCGGCCGCGTCGCCATCCTCGGAGTTCGCGGCGACGACGGCAACGGCTACGAACTCATGCAGGCGCTAGCCAGCCGCGACATCGACTCCTCGGCCATCCTGATGGCTCCGGAGCTGCCCACTTTCACTTACACGAAGCTGATCAACGACACCGACTCCGTCGAGGATCGCCCCCGCGTGGACTTTGTCTTCACCGGCGACATCCCGACCGCTGTGGAATCGGCCGTGGTTGAACGCCTGCTTGCTCTCGCACCCTCGTTCGATGTCATCATCGTCTCCGACCAGGCCGAGACGGAATCCGGCGGGCTAGTGACGGCCCGCGTTCGCGAGGCTCTGACCTCCATCGCCGCCGCGCAGCCTTCCAAGATCATCTGGGTCGACTCGCGCCGCCGCGGAGCGTTCTACCGCAACGTCCTGGTCAAACTGAACGAACAGGAGGCCGAGGAGTCGTGCCTCGCCTTCTTTGGCGAACTCGACTACCAGGCCCTGCGCCAGCGCATCGGCCACTCCACCCTCATCGTCACGAAAGGCCCCAAGGGCGCCGTGATCGTCGAGGAGGGGTCCACGCGCACCGTCGAGACCCGCCCCGTCGAGCATCCCGTGGATATCTGCGGAGCCGGCGACAGCTTCAATGCCGGAGCCTCCGTGGCTCTGGCTCTCACCGGCGACGCTGCCCCTGCCGTGGAATTCGGCAACCTCGTCGCCTCCATCACCATCATGAAACCAGGCACCGGAACGGCCTCGCCGGACGAAGTGCTCGCCGCAGCCGCGGCCCTACGGAAATAA
- a CDS encoding HAD family hydrolase — MNPTLPQSLEILPGAGSAAAAKVALFDFDGTLSLIRAGWADVMVPMMVEELAALKSGETEAELTAIVRDFVDRLTGKQTIYQMFELASQVEKRGGTPAEPLVYKRRYLDLLQERIADRLQELEDGGPKDKYMVPGSIALLELLRSRGMTLYLASGTDESYMKAEADLLGVTPYFNGGVFGALDDYKSFSKKILIERIIAGAECHGPELLGFGDGYVEIENVKSVGGVAVGVATDERECLVIDDWKRDRLAGVGADYIVPNYLGLEELGRYLFPS; from the coding sequence ATGAACCCAACTCTCCCTCAGTCCCTTGAAATCCTGCCCGGGGCCGGCTCCGCCGCCGCGGCCAAAGTCGCCCTGTTTGACTTCGACGGCACCCTCTCCCTGATTCGCGCCGGCTGGGCCGACGTCATGGTCCCCATGATGGTGGAGGAACTCGCCGCCCTCAAGTCCGGCGAAACGGAGGCGGAACTCACCGCCATCGTCCGCGATTTTGTCGATCGCCTCACCGGAAAACAGACCATCTACCAGATGTTCGAACTCGCCAGCCAGGTGGAGAAGCGCGGCGGCACGCCCGCGGAACCCCTTGTCTACAAGCGCCGTTACCTCGACCTGCTCCAGGAGCGCATCGCCGACCGGCTTCAGGAACTCGAGGACGGCGGCCCGAAGGACAAGTACATGGTGCCCGGCTCCATCGCGCTGCTCGAACTGCTGCGCAGCCGCGGCATGACCCTCTACCTGGCCAGCGGCACCGATGAGAGCTACATGAAGGCCGAGGCCGATCTGCTTGGCGTCACGCCCTACTTTAACGGCGGCGTCTTCGGCGCCCTCGACGACTACAAGAGCTTCTCCAAGAAGATCCTGATCGAACGCATCATCGCCGGCGCGGAATGCCACGGCCCGGAACTGCTGGGCTTCGGCGACGGCTACGTCGAAATCGAGAACGTCAAATCGGTAGGCGGCGTCGCTGTCGGCGTGGCCACCGATGAACGCGAATGCCTCGTCATCGACGATTGGAAACGGGATCGCCTGGCCGGAGTCGGCGCCGATTACATCGTGCCCAACTACCTGGGCCTCGAGGAACTCGGCCGCTATCTTTTCCCTTCTTAG
- a CDS encoding IclR family transcriptional regulator — protein sequence MKRRSIPKLAPVEAVQESRSLAKGLQILETLARKGNPMNLRDISEFAGLGKASTLRLLRTLLATGYLARDANDNYELGRDWPSIQQQNRLRAVRELAVPFLQGLNAELGETVALAFLFDDVIRVVDVMDGTHHIRMSNYRGGILQPYASSLGKSITAYQTPDLAQRLLYTYGIFSLTPNTLTDFRAIQDDLTLVRQRGYAWDREETVPGGTCIGAPIICGNGEVFSSVSMSMPKARFNKQLEELLPGMITDYASGIAKALKQAGICEGTPAKPAAPTHPPAKSGSRTPSA from the coding sequence ATGAAACGACGTTCCATCCCCAAGCTGGCACCGGTCGAAGCGGTCCAGGAGTCCAGGTCGCTAGCCAAGGGTCTGCAGATCCTCGAAACGCTCGCCCGCAAGGGTAACCCCATGAATCTGAGAGACATCTCAGAATTCGCGGGCCTGGGCAAGGCCTCCACCCTGCGCCTTCTCAGGACGCTGCTGGCCACCGGCTATCTCGCTCGTGATGCCAACGACAATTACGAACTCGGCCGCGACTGGCCGTCCATCCAGCAGCAAAACCGCCTCCGCGCGGTGCGTGAGCTGGCTGTGCCGTTCCTGCAGGGCCTGAATGCCGAACTGGGCGAAACCGTCGCCCTCGCCTTCCTGTTCGACGACGTCATCCGCGTCGTCGATGTCATGGATGGAACTCATCACATCCGGATGTCCAACTACCGCGGTGGCATCCTGCAGCCCTACGCCTCGTCACTGGGCAAGTCCATCACCGCCTACCAGACGCCCGACCTGGCGCAGCGCCTGCTCTATACCTACGGGATCTTTTCCCTGACCCCCAACACGCTCACTGACTTCCGTGCGATCCAGGACGACCTCACCCTCGTTCGCCAGCGTGGCTATGCATGGGACCGCGAGGAGACCGTCCCCGGCGGAACCTGCATCGGAGCGCCCATCATCTGCGGCAACGGAGAAGTCTTCTCCTCCGTCTCGATGTCGATGCCCAAGGCGCGCTTCAATAAACAGTTGGAAGAACTTCTGCCGGGCATGATCACCGACTATGCTTCCGGTATCGCCAAAGCTCTGAAACAGGCCGGCATCTGCGAAGGTACCCCGGCCAAGCCAGCCGCACCCACGCATCCTCCCGCCAAGAGCGGCTCACGAACTCCGTCTGCTTGA
- a CDS encoding dihydrodipicolinate synthase family protein, with protein MLRNQQIGGIIPAQLLPRDADGAPAWGLFERNAELLMSAGGVGLCVNGATGEYVAASESERIEAVVRARRVAGNQGLVVSAVGAASLRETIALAHVSQEEGADIILIPPPHFFRYEQQDLAEFYRQAVAALRVPALLYNLPSFTAHLDSSLCVELIHELPGLAGIKDSSGQLDILTTLTGPDGPTGVRLVGNDTVLAEAMRRQICDGSISGVAGVLPELTIGLWDAGVKGATERFERISGLLDELLAQLDPFPIPWGIKLISAVRGFGTATFALPSSAARQKQSAEFQAWFCEWWPGASDVLGIPASGSMSLRNS; from the coding sequence ATGCTACGGAATCAACAGATAGGTGGGATTATTCCCGCGCAGTTGCTGCCGCGCGATGCGGACGGCGCGCCGGCGTGGGGGCTGTTCGAGCGCAATGCCGAGCTGTTGATGAGTGCCGGTGGCGTAGGGTTGTGCGTGAACGGGGCGACGGGCGAGTACGTGGCCGCGTCGGAATCGGAGCGCATTGAAGCGGTGGTCAGGGCCCGCCGGGTTGCGGGCAACCAAGGGTTGGTGGTCAGCGCCGTCGGGGCCGCCAGTCTGCGTGAGACGATCGCGCTCGCGCATGTGTCGCAGGAGGAGGGGGCGGACATCATTCTGATTCCGCCGCCGCACTTCTTCCGATACGAACAACAGGACTTGGCGGAGTTCTACCGGCAGGCCGTGGCTGCGCTACGCGTGCCCGCGCTGCTGTACAACCTGCCGTCGTTCACGGCGCACCTGGACTCGTCGCTGTGCGTGGAACTGATCCACGAGTTACCGGGGTTGGCCGGGATCAAGGACAGCAGCGGGCAGTTGGACATATTGACGACACTGACGGGGCCGGATGGGCCCACCGGGGTTCGCCTGGTGGGGAACGATACGGTGCTGGCCGAAGCGATGCGGAGGCAGATCTGTGACGGCAGCATTTCCGGCGTGGCCGGAGTACTACCGGAGTTGACGATTGGCCTGTGGGATGCCGGTGTGAAGGGCGCTACTGAGCGCTTTGAGCGCATTTCCGGACTTCTGGACGAACTTCTGGCTCAGTTGGACCCGTTTCCGATTCCATGGGGCATCAAGCTGATTTCGGCGGTCCGTGGTTTCGGCACGGCGACGTTTGCCCTGCCGTCGTCGGCGGCGCGCCAGAAGCAGTCGGCGGAATTCCAGGCGTGGTTCTGCGAATGGTGGCCTGGCGCCAGCGACGTGCTGGGAATCCCTGCCTCGGGCAGCATGAGCTTGCGGAACAGTTAG
- a CDS encoding TonB-dependent receptor, with protein MKRLLSLCVLLSASGLALLAQDVRASLSGIVTDPTGAVVPGVQIRITSVERGTTTEAVSNESGFYLVQFLLPGSYQLTADKTGFKKMVRSNINLAAADHPALDLRMEIGQTSDSVTVSGDLSLLQTETSTRSATIETKAIEDIPTAGRNLYQFQYTLPGVIKNSRYWGSMELYAFGNINGVSIGGGRSGENETLIDGVSNTKLDRGVAYAPALNGTQEVTVQTNSYDAQYGRIGGGVTLITTKSGTNDLHGQLFEFFKNDKLNAADWIANAQGDGRNPMRNNTYGFEVDGPVILPKVFDGRNKAFFMLSLEGLREHNTSGEIRTVPTAAERGGDFSKTLNGDGDLVTIHDPLTTRLDTNGKYVRTPFTGNVIPGSRMSAIAKNVASYIPLPTSNGVDTAHSDNYSSFTPDMNGYNSWLGRMDLKLSQKSSIAFRYGETPWINHAGRVWGTNEAEPSTEWPSTRVSRNWGADWTYTLSPTMVLSVRGGLARYEGFGGNTYAEDFDPRKLGFSDSLVNQFTTLQFPRFNFSNSTEVGANTVKSYEASDTWSITPTMNWVRGRHIIKYGGDIRRYNRNQLQPGLASGRYDFSPAWTQSNPTQGDDLSGNDFATFLLGYPTGGYVDRNIDPAYRSQYYGVFIQDDFKLTPKFTLNVGLRWDYEAPVQERYNRMIRTFDTAATSPIASQVQGLPLKGGLVYAGVNGVSAQAFQPKRNNFQPRVGFAWNVMPKWVIRGGYGMSMLGQSSWGPATGFSRQTPLVSSTDGNLMPAASLSDPFPSSIYPGGLLQPIGSSMGLATNLGQAVTGQYLDRPLPYSHQFSIGFQRELPFNMVTDISYVGNLTNRLPVSLNQNFIPASELAKIPVDQRAAYFTAQVDNPMAGLLPNSGLNGAKIPRAQLLYAFPQYSQVTITDVPIGKQNYHSLQSRLTRRFSKGFMMQAAYTWSKTLEQVSVLDQTDTNTTDLLSTKLEKRLAQYDIPHKFTIQGIYELPFGKGKPVLGHSNAVVNGIVGGWNLSAQYAIQSGFIMDFPNAANIAARSAKLTNDQRTELAKANGRSYWDPSYDKWFDVTLFPKKAQAAYTVRDFPTRFSDVRAQGVKSAEISVYKQFLIKERVKWQIRADAYNAFNHPWFGQPQSVDVTNSRFGQLKADMNNETRIISLVMKIIF; from the coding sequence GTGAAGCGACTTCTCTCCCTGTGTGTATTATTGAGCGCATCCGGTCTGGCCCTGCTGGCCCAGGACGTGCGTGCATCGTTGTCTGGTATTGTGACGGATCCCACCGGTGCGGTTGTGCCAGGTGTTCAGATTCGAATTACGAGTGTTGAGCGTGGCACCACGACTGAAGCGGTTTCCAATGAGTCTGGATTTTACCTCGTTCAGTTTCTGTTGCCCGGTTCGTACCAACTGACTGCCGACAAGACCGGCTTCAAGAAGATGGTGCGGTCGAATATCAATCTGGCCGCCGCCGATCACCCGGCTTTGGATCTTCGCATGGAGATCGGCCAAACCAGTGATTCTGTTACGGTGTCGGGCGATTTGAGTCTTCTGCAGACGGAGACTTCGACGCGGTCGGCGACGATCGAAACCAAGGCTATTGAGGACATTCCGACGGCCGGCCGGAACTTGTACCAGTTCCAGTACACGTTGCCGGGTGTGATTAAGAACAGCCGCTATTGGGGCTCGATGGAGTTGTATGCATTTGGCAACATCAACGGCGTGTCTATTGGCGGTGGCCGCAGCGGCGAGAACGAGACACTGATCGACGGTGTATCGAATACGAAACTCGATCGAGGCGTGGCCTACGCTCCGGCGCTGAATGGCACGCAGGAAGTGACGGTGCAGACCAACTCTTACGATGCGCAATATGGGCGTATCGGCGGAGGCGTGACACTGATCACGACCAAGTCCGGCACGAATGATCTGCACGGCCAGCTTTTCGAGTTCTTCAAAAACGATAAGCTGAACGCGGCTGACTGGATTGCGAATGCGCAGGGTGACGGCCGCAATCCGATGCGCAACAACACTTACGGTTTCGAAGTGGACGGACCGGTGATTCTGCCGAAGGTGTTCGACGGACGCAATAAGGCGTTTTTCATGCTGTCGCTGGAAGGCCTGCGGGAGCACAATACCTCGGGTGAGATTCGCACGGTACCGACGGCGGCTGAGCGCGGCGGCGACTTTTCGAAGACGCTGAACGGCGACGGCGATCTGGTGACCATCCACGATCCGCTGACGACGCGGCTGGATACGAATGGCAAGTATGTCCGCACGCCCTTCACGGGGAACGTCATTCCCGGGAGCCGAATGAGTGCGATCGCCAAGAATGTGGCCTCCTACATTCCGCTGCCCACCAGCAACGGCGTTGATACGGCGCACAGTGACAACTACAGCAGCTTCACGCCGGACATGAACGGCTACAACAGCTGGCTGGGGCGCATGGACCTGAAGCTCAGCCAGAAGAGCAGCATCGCTTTCCGTTACGGCGAAACGCCCTGGATCAACCACGCCGGCCGGGTGTGGGGCACCAACGAGGCGGAGCCTAGCACGGAATGGCCGTCGACACGTGTGTCCCGCAACTGGGGCGCGGACTGGACGTATACGCTGAGCCCGACCATGGTGCTGAGCGTGCGCGGCGGCCTGGCTCGCTATGAGGGGTTCGGCGGCAACACCTATGCCGAAGACTTCGATCCGCGCAAGCTTGGGTTCTCCGACTCGCTAGTCAACCAGTTCACCACCCTGCAGTTTCCTCGCTTCAACTTCAGCAATTCGACGGAAGTGGGCGCCAACACGGTGAAGAGCTATGAAGCGAGCGACACGTGGAGCATCACGCCCACGATGAACTGGGTCCGCGGCCGGCACATTATCAAGTATGGCGGCGACATCCGGCGGTACAACCGGAACCAGTTGCAGCCGGGCCTGGCAAGCGGGCGGTACGACTTCAGCCCGGCCTGGACGCAGTCGAATCCGACGCAGGGCGACGACCTGTCGGGCAACGATTTCGCCACCTTCCTGCTGGGCTACCCCACGGGCGGATATGTCGATCGCAACATCGACCCTGCCTACCGGAGCCAGTACTACGGTGTGTTCATCCAGGACGACTTCAAGCTGACGCCGAAGTTCACCTTGAACGTCGGACTGCGGTGGGATTACGAGGCGCCCGTGCAGGAGCGCTACAACCGCATGATCCGAACGTTCGATACGGCGGCCACGAGCCCGATCGCCAGCCAGGTGCAAGGCCTGCCGCTGAAGGGTGGACTGGTCTACGCAGGGGTGAATGGCGTGAGCGCGCAGGCGTTCCAACCGAAGCGGAACAACTTCCAACCGCGCGTGGGCTTTGCCTGGAATGTGATGCCGAAGTGGGTGATCCGCGGCGGCTATGGTATGAGCATGCTGGGGCAGTCGTCCTGGGGGCCGGCCACGGGCTTCAGCCGGCAGACTCCGCTGGTCTCTTCGACAGACGGCAACCTGATGCCGGCGGCCTCATTGAGCGATCCGTTCCCGTCCTCGATCTACCCGGGCGGGCTGTTGCAGCCCATCGGCAGTTCGATGGGCCTGGCCACCAACCTCGGCCAGGCGGTGACCGGACAGTACCTCGACCGCCCGCTGCCCTACTCGCATCAGTTCAGCATCGGGTTCCAGCGGGAGCTGCCGTTCAACATGGTGACCGACATCTCTTATGTCGGAAATCTGACGAACCGTTTGCCGGTGAGCCTGAACCAGAACTTCATCCCAGCGAGTGAGCTGGCGAAGATTCCAGTGGATCAGCGCGCGGCGTACTTCACGGCCCAGGTGGACAACCCGATGGCGGGCCTGCTGCCGAACTCGGGTTTGAACGGCGCGAAGATTCCACGGGCGCAACTGCTGTATGCGTTCCCGCAGTATTCGCAGGTGACGATCACCGACGTACCGATTGGCAAGCAGAACTATCACTCGTTGCAATCGCGCCTGACGCGCCGGTTCTCGAAGGGCTTCATGATGCAGGCGGCTTACACCTGGTCGAAGACCCTGGAGCAGGTAAGCGTGCTGGACCAGACCGACACCAACACGACCGATCTGCTTTCCACCAAGCTGGAGAAGCGGTTGGCGCAGTACGACATCCCTCACAAGTTCACGATCCAGGGGATCTACGAACTGCCGTTCGGCAAGGGCAAGCCGGTGCTGGGTCACTCCAACGCAGTGGTGAACGGCATCGTGGGCGGCTGGAACCTGAGCGCGCAGTATGCGATTCAGTCCGGCTTCATCATGGACTTCCCGAATGCGGCGAACATTGCGGCCCGCAGCGCGAAGCTGACAAACGATCAGCGGACCGAACTGGCCAAGGCGAACGGGCGCAGCTACTGGGATCCGTCCTACGACAAGTGGTTTGACGTGACGCTGTTCCCGAAGAAGGCGCAGGCGGCCTATACCGTCCGTGACTTCCCCACGCGGTTTTCCGACGTGCGGGCGCAGGGCGTGAAATCGGCTGAGATCTCGGTCTACAAGCAGTTCCTGATCAAGGAACGTGTGAAGTGGCAGATCCGCGCCGATGCTTACAACGCCTTCAACCACCCGTGGTTTGGGCAGCCGCAGTCAGTGGACGTCACCAATTCGCGGTTCGGCCAGTTGAAGGCGGATATGAACAACGAGACCAGGATCATTTCCCTGGTGATGAAGATCATCTTCTAG
- a CDS encoding sialidase family protein yields the protein MRLTRRAVLAGVGGALWAAPAARHSVVYRESGRFGGWPANHGIWNWGQEIVVGFSAAYFKKMPMDRHQYDSSKPEEPRLARSLDGGETWAIEAPKSLLPPEQGGGAAQPLNQPMDFTAPGFAMTLRFSGVHTGPSRLWHTSDRGKEWSGPFELPMFDRKGIAARTDYVVLGRQEALAFVTAAKENGREGRPLCIRTEDGGVNWRVQGWIGPEPPLFSIMPSTVRLKDGRLLTALRVKKDDKTDWIELWMSDDVGKTWRFVTKPVAFTGGHSGNPPSMLRLKDGRLCLTYGYRGEPYGIRAVLSENEGQSWGKDIILRQDGAAWDLGYTRTVQRPDGRLVTVYYFPAAAQEERFIAATIWSAD from the coding sequence ATGCGTTTGACGCGTAGGGCCGTTCTGGCCGGAGTAGGCGGGGCTCTATGGGCCGCGCCGGCGGCCCGGCACAGTGTTGTTTATCGCGAGAGCGGCCGGTTTGGCGGCTGGCCGGCGAACCACGGGATCTGGAACTGGGGCCAGGAGATCGTGGTCGGCTTCAGCGCCGCGTACTTCAAGAAGATGCCGATGGACCGGCATCAGTACGACAGCAGCAAGCCCGAGGAGCCGAGGCTGGCGCGGAGCCTGGACGGGGGTGAGACATGGGCGATTGAGGCTCCGAAGAGTCTGCTGCCGCCGGAGCAGGGTGGCGGCGCCGCGCAGCCGTTGAATCAGCCGATGGATTTCACGGCGCCGGGGTTTGCGATGACGCTGCGATTCAGCGGCGTGCATACGGGGCCGTCGCGGCTGTGGCACACGTCGGATCGAGGCAAGGAGTGGTCGGGTCCGTTCGAGCTTCCGATGTTCGATCGGAAGGGCATCGCGGCCCGGACAGACTACGTCGTGCTGGGCCGGCAGGAGGCACTCGCTTTCGTTACAGCGGCTAAAGAGAACGGGCGGGAGGGCCGGCCACTGTGTATCAGGACTGAAGACGGCGGCGTGAACTGGCGCGTCCAGGGCTGGATTGGGCCTGAGCCTCCGTTGTTCTCCATCATGCCGTCGACCGTGCGGCTGAAGGACGGGCGGCTGCTGACCGCGCTGCGGGTGAAGAAGGACGACAAAACAGACTGGATCGAACTCTGGATGTCGGACGATGTGGGCAAGACGTGGCGCTTTGTGACGAAACCTGTGGCGTTCACGGGCGGGCATAGTGGGAATCCGCCGTCGATGCTGCGGCTGAAGGATGGGCGACTGTGCCTGACGTACGGGTATCGCGGCGAGCCGTATGGGATCCGGGCCGTGCTCAGTGAGAACGAAGGGCAGTCGTGGGGCAAAGACATCATCCTGCGGCAGGACGGGGCGGCCTGGGACCTGGGCTACACGCGAACGGTGCAGAGGCCGGACGGCCGACTGGTGACGGTCTATTACTTCCCGGCGGCAGCGCAGGAAGAGCGGTTTATTGCGGCGACCATCTGGAGTGCGGACTGA
- a CDS encoding sialidase family protein: MTMKCAAVFFCWLSLGWAGELVTERVFGPEVKTGPYKHPASITELKNGDLYLVYYGGADEYAVKTGVFGSRFDHAAKQWSAPRLIASDPFRSVGNGVVWQAPDGVVWLFYVVRWGDTWSTSRIQAKVSHDQAQTWSESFVVSEREGMMVRGRPIVLASGEYLLPAYHETGRDTENVGADSTSWFLRWDAKKRQWLEGGQVRSKKGNIQPAAVEIAPGQLVAYCRRGGGYGPVTDGYIVRAESRDGGKTWSEGHDSPFPNPNAAVDFIKLQSGKLLLVYNNSMLDRTPLTVALSADLDKTWPWKRDVGTGKDGFAYPVAIQTRDGRIHVVYTTKGRTVVMHTVFDEGWIQTGR, translated from the coding sequence ATGACTATGAAATGTGCGGCGGTGTTCTTTTGCTGGCTGAGCCTGGGGTGGGCCGGCGAGTTGGTGACGGAACGGGTGTTCGGGCCAGAGGTAAAGACCGGCCCTTACAAGCATCCGGCCTCCATCACTGAACTGAAGAACGGCGATCTGTACCTCGTCTACTATGGCGGGGCGGATGAGTATGCCGTCAAGACGGGGGTATTCGGGTCGCGCTTCGACCATGCGGCGAAGCAGTGGTCGGCGCCGCGGTTGATTGCGTCGGATCCGTTCCGGTCAGTGGGGAATGGCGTGGTCTGGCAGGCTCCCGATGGAGTGGTGTGGCTGTTCTACGTCGTGCGTTGGGGGGATACCTGGTCGACCTCGCGGATCCAGGCCAAAGTGTCGCACGACCAGGCTCAGACATGGTCAGAGAGTTTCGTCGTTTCGGAACGGGAAGGAATGATGGTGCGCGGGCGGCCGATTGTGCTGGCTTCGGGCGAGTATCTGTTGCCGGCGTATCACGAGACGGGGCGAGATACGGAGAATGTCGGCGCGGATTCGACGTCGTGGTTTCTGCGCTGGGACGCGAAGAAGAGGCAGTGGCTGGAAGGTGGGCAGGTGCGCTCGAAGAAGGGCAACATCCAACCGGCGGCCGTGGAGATCGCGCCGGGGCAATTGGTCGCCTACTGCCGGCGCGGCGGCGGCTATGGGCCGGTGACGGATGGATATATCGTGCGGGCGGAGTCGCGCGATGGCGGCAAGACCTGGAGCGAAGGACACGACTCGCCATTTCCGAACCCGAATGCGGCCGTGGACTTCATCAAGCTGCAGAGTGGAAAGCTGCTGCTGGTGTACAACAACTCGATGTTGGACCGGACGCCGTTGACGGTGGCGTTGTCGGCCGATCTGGACAAGACCTGGCCTTGGAAGCGCGATGTGGGTACGGGCAAGGACGGGTTCGCGTATCCGGTGGCGATCCAGACGAGAGACGGCCGCATTCATGTCGTCTACACGACGAAGGGCCGGACGGTGGTGATGCACACGGTCTTCGATGAAGGGTGGATTCAGACGGGGCGCTAG